The following DNA comes from Spirulina major PCC 6313.
GGCGACGGGGGATAAGGTGGCCAACGCGACCCCCGGCGGTACGGTGCAAACGGTCGCGATCAGTCCTGATGGACAGCAGGTGGCCAGCGGGAGCAGCGATCGCACCCTCTCCCTGTGGGCCGCCAACACCCTCAGCGAAATTCGCCACCAGCGCGGCCTCCAAGCCGTGAAACAGGTGGCCTATAGCCCCGATGGTCGCCTCTTGGCCACCGCAACGGGCAAGGTGATCACCCTCTGGTCAGTGGCCAACAGCGATCGCATCGCTATCCTCAACCATCCCCACCCCATCACCGCCCTGCAATTCACCCCCACCGGCCAGGAGTTAATCTCCGTCACCGCAGCGGGGGATGTATCCCGCTGGCAAAAACCTTAATTGAGGTGCGATCGGGGATCGCTCAAACCCGTTAATGAACGTTAAAAATTTAATCCGGTAATTGTGTAGGGTGGGCAATGCCCACCACAAGCCAGTTTTGGAGATCGTCTCTTACCGGATTATTTTCTTAAGCTCCATAAATCCCAGACTTTTAGTCACTTCTAGTCACACAAAAAAAGGGTTAACCCCCGATGAAGTTAACCCTTAAGGCGCTTTGGAACGCAAGTCAGGACTATTGGACGACCAGCTTAACATTGGCGTTGTTCAAGCCACGTTGCTGAACTTCCGACAGAGTCTTATTCACGGCGTACTTTTGGTTGATCGAGTTGATCAACTCGGTTTGATTATGCTTTTTCGCCACACCCCAGAGATCTGCAATCAGGTCGAACGTACCATCGCTGTTGGCAGACCAGCCGAGGTCATATTCACCATCGAGGACGGCAACCAAGTCAGCACGAACTTGTTGACCGTTGTAACCCCGAACATCAGCGTTGGTTTTGGTGGTAATACCGAGATCGCGCAACGAGTTTTGCAAGATTTCTGCGTCGGTGATCTTCGTACGTAAGGTGCTGAAATGAGACATGTTGGACTTCCTCTTGAAAATTAAAACGACAGTTAAGTTAGGAAAAGGATGCGATCGCCTCTGGCATGAGAATTTTAAGGAGTACAATCGCGTTGGTCTGGATCGGGCTGCTAGCACAGGGCTAGCCTTTGCTCCTTCCCGAAGGAAGAAGAAAGCTTGTTAAAACTCCAAGCGCTGATATTCAGCACTGGAGGCTGCCGCAGGTCGGGCACGTTGTCGCGCCCAATCACGAAGGGCTGTGACCTGCTCAGTCATGGTGCGAGACAGGGGCAAGGTTGC
Coding sequences within:
- a CDS encoding DUF1257 domain-containing protein, which gives rise to MSHFSTLRTKITDAEILQNSLRDLGITTKTNADVRGYNGQQVRADLVAVLDGEYDLGWSANSDGTFDLIADLWGVAKKHNQTELINSINQKYAVNKTLSEVQQRGLNNANVKLVVQ